The DNA region TATCCGATTACAATCGGCGTGATAATACCGGCAATATTTCCAAACGTATTTAACAAACCTCCGCTGATGCCAAGCGCCTCTTTGGGCGCAACATCGGAAACCACGCACCAGCCAAGCGCGCCGAATCCTTTGCCAAAAAACGCTAAAGACATCAGAAAAATAACAAGGCCTTCCGAGTTCACGTAATTACAGCCGATGATCGTCATGGACATCAACATACCCGCTATGATGGGAACTTTTCTTGCTACGGTTAAAGAACATCCTTTTTTAATCAAGTAATCCGAAAAGATTCCGCTTAATATGCTCGCCGCAAAACCGCAAAGTGCCGGCAAAGAAGCTACAAAACCCGCTTTCAGAATGGACATGCCGCGATCTTTTACCAAGTAGATCGGAAACCAGGTCAGAAAAAAATAAGTCATCACATTAATACAATATTGCCCGAAAAAAATCCCCATCATCATCCGGTTTTTTAACAATTGTTTAATATAAGGCCATTTTGATTCTTTATTGTCCAAGGTCGCTTTGGTATCCAAATCAACCATAGCTCCACCCTGCTCGATATAGTCCAGCTCGGCCTTATTGATGCGCGGATGATCTTTCGGACTATAGATCGACTTCAGCCAAACAAGACTTAACACAATTCCAAGCGTTCCCATAAGGATGAAATTGCTTTTCCAACCATAGGTTTGTGTTACATACGCCATAAGAGGAGAAAAGATAACGGTTGCTCCATACTGGGCCGAAGAAAAGATCGAAGCTGCCGTCCCCCTTTCTTTCGTGGGAAACCAGGATGCCGTGATCCGGCTATTGGCAGGATAGGCCGGCGCCTCCGCTAATCCGGTTAAAAATCTTAAAATAAAAAGGGTCGCAATTAGTGCTGCGCCTACAAGAAATCCAACGAATCCTTGAAAAAGCGTAAAGAGGGACCAAAAGAAAATACTAAGGAAATAGATTTTTTTGGATCCAAAACGATCAAGCAGCCATCCGCCCGGAATTTGGGCGCCGACATAGGCCCATTAAAAAGCTGAAAATATATAACCTAACGCGACTGCACTGATTCCGAGTTCATTTTGCATGGATGGAGCACCGATGGAGATGGCCGCCCGGTCAGCGTAATTTAGAGATGAAACGATAAATAACATGATTATGATCGTCCAGCGAATATGGCTTCTTTTGACTTGAAGATTGTTCATTTTAAACCTCCCGCTTATTATCGAATTCCGCGCTGCAACAGTAAATCGCGGTTGCTTAAAATACCGCAGTTGTCTTGAACGGGTTTATATGCGAATGATTTGGATGGTTTTCCTATAAGCTTCCCGCCTTCCAACCACTCAACATCATTGCCATATAAATGCGATATTAAAATTTCCGTCAGTTCTGCTTTTACGTTCTCATACTGGGCGTTACCGGAGAGATCCACCATTTCTTGGGGATCATGGACCAAATCAAACAACTGAAACTGATTCCCGACAGCATAGTAAATGAGTTTAAATTGTTCCGTACGGATCATCCTCGTGGCTCTGTCATCTTCCCATAGTTCTCCGTAGACGTAATCTCTCTTGTTCTTTTTATTCACCAGGGATATACCTTCTACCGTTTCAGGTATGGGGAGAGCGCACATATCAAGCAATGTAGGCATAATATCTTTCAGTTCCACCAATCGGTCATCGGTGGTATTAAATCCCCAGTCTCCACGATCTATGGCAGGCACGATGATTAAAGGAACTTTAGCGGCATCTTCATAAAAGAGATTTTTTCCCCATAGATTGTGATTGCCCAGCATCTCTCCATGATCGGATGTAATGACAATGATCGTGTTGTCGAGAATTTTCTCATCCCTAAGCGTCCCGATGATCGACCTAATGGAATAATCTATATGGGTACAGGAGGCATAGAAACCCTTTCTGGCTTTGCGAAGTGAATTTTCCGTTTTAATGTCGTATAGACTGCTGTAATACTTCACAGGATACGGGACGGATTCCGCATCCTTCGCCCAATCGCCGATATAGGGGCGCTCAATATCCACATCGTTGTACATATCCATAAAAACTTGGGGAGGAACAACCGGCGGATGCGGTGCCGTGAAACCACAGTACAAAAAAGCAGGTTTCGTCGGGTCTCTGCGGATAATTTGTTCGCACATTTGCCTGGATGTCCAGCTCGTCTGGTGCAACTCCTCCGGCAAGTGCCATGGTCTTGTTATATAATTGTTGTTTGACATGCCATGGGCAAAATCCAATCCTGCATATCCCTCTCTGTTGATAAAACGGGTATAATCATCCTCCCTCATCTCATGGGGAAAGTTAACCTTCCTCCCTTCTTCATTTAAAATGACATCATCGAATCCGATCCGCGCTCTTTGCGGATACACATGCAATTTTCCGACGGCATACGTTTGATAGCCGTTGTTGTTGAAAACTTCGGGAAGCGTAGGAACATCCGGCATTTTTAGAAATTCATTAAACGTCCTGTCCCCATGCGTTCTTGAACCTGTTCCCGTCATGATCTCCCGCCGGGCCGGAATACAAACCGGCGTCGGACTGTATGCGTTACCAAAAATCACGCCGACTTTGGCCAACTCATCAAGTGTAGGCGAAAAAAAGTCGTCTCTGCCTTGACTCCCCAATAAACTTCCCGGCCACTGATCCACCGTGATCAATAAAACATTTTTCTTTGTATTACTGCTGTGTTCTCCCACTTTATGTCCTCCTCCAAAATCTAACCGCAAAATTTCAATCCGATAAACGTAACATCAGCCGGTAACAACCACCTCCTTATATTTGTATGATCAATTTATATATTGGTATGATGAATTTTATTATATAGGATCTTTGCGGATGCTTCAATCCTTTTTATTCTGTTTTGTTTTCACGGAAACCTACTGTTAAAATGGATCATATACCATCCTAATAGAAATGAGGCTTTTTGTGATGTCCTCCAGTGTCATTGACATACTGCAGCTTGAATATCAACGATTTTCAGCCAAGGAAAAAGAGATTGCCGATTACGTGATACGCAATCGGCAATCCATTAACAATATCAATATTAAGGATTTGGCCTCGTATACAAATGCTTCAACGTCAACAATTACCCGTTTTTGCAAGAAAGTGGGCTGCGACACTTTTGTCGATTTCAAAATTCTGCTGAACCGGGAAGCCCAAAAGCCTCGCAATGATACGGATATTTTTGTCAAAACGCAAAATCTGTACAATGACATCGTAAATGCGACGGCCGAAATGCTGGATACCGGAAGAATTGAAGAAGTGGTTGAACTGATTAAGAAATCCCGCAGAATCTATGTTTACGGTTTGGGCAGTTCCGGCCTCTCCGCCCTGGAATTTAAATACAGACTAACCCGGATGAATCTTGTGGCCGATGCTGTTACGGATTCACATATGATGACGATGAGCGCCTCCCTTCTCGGGAAAAATGATGTTGTGATTGGATTGTCCAACTCGGGACGTACGACAGAGGTAAGCCATGCTTTGGGTCAGGCCAAAAAAAGAGGCGCCAAAGTCATCGGAATCACCAACTTTGACCATACCCCCCTCTCCGAAGTTTCGGATATTTGTCTATTCACGCCGGATATTGGACGATCGGGAGACGTGAATTTCATCAACAGCCAGCTCGCCATCATTTATATTTTGGACGTTATGTCTCTTCTCTTGCTTGAAGACGAAAATTTAATGAAAGCACGGCAGCAAACACTGCAGGCGCTTTATTCAGCGGAATAAGAACGAGCGAGCATTGGCAGAAATCCGGCCGCCGATACTCGCTCTTTTGCAAAAATATTATTTTGTCCGGTGCTGTAATTTTGCAATCTCCGATACAAAGCGTTCCGTAATCTGCTGCGGACGGGTGATGGCTCCGCCAACGACAACGCAGTATACTCCTGCTTTCAGGCAGCTTGCCGCCATCTCCGGCGTCATGATGTTTCCTTCCGCCACAACCGGAGTCTTCACATGGGACACGATATCTTTTAATATGGCAAAATCATGATCGTACAGTTTACTTCCGGCCGTCTCCTCTGTATAACCGACTAAAGTCGTAGATATCAATTCAAAACCAAGTTGTTCCGCATTCACCGCTTCAGCTGTTGCCGAGATATCTGCCATCAACAGCAGCCGAGGATATTTACGGCGGATCTCGCCGACAAACTCCTTCAATGTCCTGCCGTCCGGTCTTGGCCGGAGCGTTGCATCCAAGGCTACGATCTCCGCCCCGGCTTCGGCTAATTCGTCTATTTCACGCATCGTCGGTGTGATGAACACCGGATTGGTTCCATAGTTTCTTTTTACAATTCCGATGACGGGCAGATCAACCTGCTCTTTAATTTCTTTGATATCTATTGCCGTGTTGGCCCGAATCCCAATGGCCCCGCCTGCTTTGGCCGCTACCGCCATTCGGCCCATGATATACGGACTGTGAAGGGGTTCATGCTCCAATGCCTGACACGATACAACGAGACCGCCTTTTAATCCTAGTCTTTCCAGATCATTCATTGCCATTACTCCGTTTCCAAATATTCTTCAATTTCATTCTTGATTACCGTGACCTGAGGTCCGTAAATCACCTGCACTCCGTTCCCGACAAATACAACACCTTTAGCTCCTGTAGCTGCAAATGCGTCCTTTTGCACCTTATCCTTATCGATGACCGTAACCCGCAGCCGCGTAGCGCAGCAATCCAGGTCCGTAATATTTTCCGTACCGCCAAGCGCCTTCAATATGGCAGCCGATCTGGATTCTCCGGGCGGCGATGAAGTACCGCCGTTCCCTGGAGCTGCTGCCTCCGAATCAGCCACTGCTTCATCTTCACGCCCCAACGTTTTCAGATTCAGTTTAACGATCAAAATCCGGAACGTGAAATAATACAGGAGGAACCATATTACACCGATGATCGGCACCAGGATCCAGTTGGTTTTCCCATTGCCCTGGAGAATTCCGAACAGGATAAAGTCAATCAATCCGCCGGAGAACGTCTGGCCGATGGTAATTTCGAAAATGTGCGCCAGCATAAAAGCAAACCCGTCAAATGCGGCATGAATCACGTACAGGACGGGAGCTACAAACAAGAAAGAGAATTCCAAAGGCTCTGTAATCCCTGTTAAAAATGAAGTGAGCGCGGCAGACAGCATCAATCCGCCAACCACTTTTTTACGTTCAGGTTTAGCCGTATGGTAAATGGCCAGCGCGGCACCCAATAAACCGAACATCATCGTGATAAACCGGCCTGACATGAATCTGGATGTCCCGATAAAGTATTTCCCGGTTGCGGGATCGCCCAATTGCGCAAAAAAGATATTCTGCGTTCCTTCGTATACTTTGCCCGCTACTTCCATGGTTCCTCCCAAACCGGTTTGCCAGAAGGGAAGGTAGAAAATATGATGCAACCCCAGAGGCCCCAGCATACGCAAGAAAAATCCGTAAAACAGCGTCCCGATATAACCGGTTTTGTCGACCAGACTGCCGAGGCTAGCTATACCGGTTTGGATTGTCGGCCAGACCAAAAATAAGGCAATGCCGATGAAGATGGCCGCAAACGACGAAACGATCGGAATAAACCGGGAACCGCCGAAAAAGCCAAGAAACTGGGGAAGCTCGATTTTATTGTACCGGTTATGCAGCCACGCCGTGACCAATCCGACAACAATTCCTCCCAAAACCCCTGTCTGTAAGGTTTGAATTCCCAGCACCATGCCCTGGCCCGCACCTGCCAGGTTGTCTGCGGCAAGCTTCCCGGTATTGATCAACATCGCATGGATCGAGGCATTCATCACCAGATAGGACAGCCCCGCTGCCAGTCCCGCTGTTCCTTTATCCGCTCTTGCCATCCCCACGGCTACGCCGATGGCGAAGATCAAAGCGAGATTATCGAACACAATGCTTCCGGCGCTGCTCATCACGGTAAAAATCTGCTGCAGCCAGATGATTTGCAGAAGCGGATAGGAGCTGATCGTATTTGGATTCGATAATGCGCCGCCGATGCCTAACAAAAGACCTGCAGCTG from Paenibacillus macerans includes:
- a CDS encoding sulfatase-like hydrolase/transferase, which produces MGEHSSNTKKNVLLITVDQWPGSLLGSQGRDDFFSPTLDELAKVGVIFGNAYSPTPVCIPARREIMTGTGSRTHGDRTFNEFLKMPDVPTLPEVFNNNGYQTYAVGKLHVYPQRARIGFDDVILNEEGRKVNFPHEMREDDYTRFINREGYAGLDFAHGMSNNNYITRPWHLPEELHQTSWTSRQMCEQIIRRDPTKPAFLYCGFTAPHPPVVPPQVFMDMYNDVDIERPYIGDWAKDAESVPYPVKYYSSLYDIKTENSLRKARKGFYASCTHIDYSIRSIIGTLRDEKILDNTIIVITSDHGEMLGNHNLWGKNLFYEDAAKVPLIIVPAIDRGDWGFNTTDDRLVELKDIMPTLLDMCALPIPETVEGISLVNKKNKRDYVYGELWEDDRATRMIRTEQFKLIYYAVGNQFQLFDLVHDPQEMVDLSGNAQYENVKAELTEILISHLYGNDVEWLEGGKLIGKPSKSFAYKPVQDNCGILSNRDLLLQRGIR
- a CDS encoding PTS transporter subunit EIIC; this translates as MKRYFEKAQKFGKSFMLPIAVLPAAGLLLGIGGALSNPNTISSYPLLQIIWLQQIFTVMSSAGSIVFDNLALIFAIGVAVGMARADKGTAGLAAGLSYLVMNASIHAMLINTGKLAADNLAGAGQGMVLGIQTLQTGVLGGIVVGLVTAWLHNRYNKIELPQFLGFFGGSRFIPIVSSFAAIFIGIALFLVWPTIQTGIASLGSLVDKTGYIGTLFYGFFLRMLGPLGLHHIFYLPFWQTGLGGTMEVAGKVYEGTQNIFFAQLGDPATGKYFIGTSRFMSGRFITMMFGLLGAALAIYHTAKPERKKVVGGLMLSAALTSFLTGITEPLEFSFLFVAPVLYVIHAAFDGFAFMLAHIFEITIGQTFSGGLIDFILFGILQGNGKTNWILVPIIGVIWFLLYYFTFRILIVKLNLKTLGREDEAVADSEAAAPGNGGTSSPPGESRSAAILKALGGTENITDLDCCATRLRVTVIDKDKVQKDAFAATGAKGVVFVGNGVQVIYGPQVTVIKNEIEEYLETE
- a CDS encoding N-acetylmannosamine-6-phosphate 2-epimerase; its protein translation is MNDLERLGLKGGLVVSCQALEHEPLHSPYIMGRMAVAAKAGGAIGIRANTAIDIKEIKEQVDLPVIGIVKRNYGTNPVFITPTMREIDELAEAGAEIVALDATLRPRPDGRTLKEFVGEIRRKYPRLLLMADISATAEAVNAEQLGFELISTTLVGYTEETAGSKLYDHDFAILKDIVSHVKTPVVAEGNIMTPEMAASCLKAGVYCVVVGGAITRPQQITERFVSEIAKLQHRTK
- a CDS encoding MurR/RpiR family transcriptional regulator codes for the protein MSSSVIDILQLEYQRFSAKEKEIADYVIRNRQSINNINIKDLASYTNASTSTITRFCKKVGCDTFVDFKILLNREAQKPRNDTDIFVKTQNLYNDIVNATAEMLDTGRIEEVVELIKKSRRIYVYGLGSSGLSALEFKYRLTRMNLVADAVTDSHMMTMSASLLGKNDVVIGLSNSGRTTEVSHALGQAKKRGAKVIGITNFDHTPLSEVSDICLFTPDIGRSGDVNFINSQLAIIYILDVMSLLLLEDENLMKARQQTLQALYSAE